A single genomic interval of Saccharospirillum mangrovi harbors:
- a CDS encoding alpha-hydroxy acid oxidase, whose translation MSKPCTIHDYQQLARRRVPRMFYDYADSGSWSESTYRANEADFDRLKFRQRVAVDMTNRTTQTTMIGQTVAMPVALAPTGLTGMQWADGEIKAARAAEQFGVPFTLSTMSICSIEDIAAHTSKPFWFQLYVMRDRDFIGRLIDRAKAAGCSALVITLDLQILGQRHKDLRNGLSAPPKFTLNSMLQLMSKPAWGLRMLGTKRHGFGNIVGHVSGVADLSSLSEWTAKQFDPKLSWDDIAWIKERWGGPVILKGIMDPEDAKSAVKTGADAIIVSNHGGRQLDGAPSSIEALPAILDAVGNDIEVHFDGGIRSGQQILKAIALGAKSTYIGRAFLYGLGAAGERGVTDVLNILHKELDISMALCGERDIRNVGLHNLVNPGVFSVE comes from the coding sequence ATGTCTAAGCCCTGCACCATTCACGACTACCAACAACTCGCCCGCCGCCGCGTACCGCGCATGTTCTACGACTACGCCGACTCCGGCTCCTGGAGCGAATCGACTTACCGCGCTAACGAAGCCGACTTCGACCGCCTGAAATTCCGCCAGCGCGTCGCCGTCGACATGACCAACCGCACCACCCAAACCACCATGATCGGTCAGACCGTCGCCATGCCCGTCGCACTGGCACCGACCGGACTCACCGGCATGCAATGGGCCGATGGCGAAATCAAGGCCGCCCGCGCCGCCGAACAATTTGGTGTGCCATTCACGCTGTCGACGATGAGCATCTGTTCGATCGAAGACATCGCTGCGCACACCTCGAAACCCTTCTGGTTCCAGTTGTACGTGATGCGCGACCGCGACTTTATCGGTCGCTTAATCGACCGCGCCAAAGCCGCCGGCTGTTCGGCGCTGGTGATCACGCTCGATCTCCAGATTCTCGGCCAACGCCACAAAGACCTTCGCAACGGCTTGTCCGCACCGCCGAAATTCACGCTGAATTCGATGCTGCAATTAATGAGCAAACCGGCCTGGGGTTTGCGCATGCTGGGCACCAAACGCCACGGCTTTGGCAACATCGTCGGGCATGTATCCGGGGTGGCGGACCTGTCATCGCTGTCGGAATGGACCGCGAAACAGTTCGACCCGAAACTCTCCTGGGACGACATTGCCTGGATCAAAGAACGCTGGGGCGGGCCGGTCATTCTGAAAGGCATCATGGACCCGGAAGACGCCAAGTCAGCGGTGAAAACCGGAGCCGATGCGATCATCGTCTCCAACCACGGCGGCCGCCAACTGGACGGCGCACCGTCAAGCATCGAAGCCTTACCGGCGATTCTCGACGCCGTCGGCAACGACATCGAAGTGCACTTCGACGGCGGCATCCGCAGCGGCCAGCAAATCCTCAAAGCCATCGCCCTCGGCGCGAAAAGCACTTACATCGGCCGGGCGTTTTTGTACGGCCTGGGTGCGGCGGGCGAGCGCGGCGTGACCGATGTGCTGAACATTCTGCATAAGGAATTGGACATCAGCATGGCGCTCTGTGGTGAGCGGGATATTCGGAACGTGGGGTTGCATAATCTGGTGAACCCGGGTGTTTTTAGCGTCGAGTAA
- a CDS encoding winged helix-turn-helix domain-containing protein, which translates to MLKGVLRAESQEKILIYLLLRGDGYSKAIADFYGVPLTPVQKQLLRLESDGVVVSQQIGKVRNYQLNPRYPFIAPLKELLNMAIEAYPDEVIKSLLIRRTRPRAAGKPTVLSK; encoded by the coding sequence GTGCTCAAAGGCGTGTTACGGGCGGAGTCTCAGGAAAAAATTCTGATTTATCTGCTATTGAGAGGCGATGGCTACAGCAAAGCCATCGCCGATTTCTATGGTGTTCCACTGACGCCGGTGCAAAAGCAATTACTCCGGTTGGAAAGCGATGGCGTTGTGGTGAGCCAGCAGATTGGCAAGGTGAGGAATTACCAACTGAACCCACGCTATCCGTTTATCGCGCCATTAAAAGAATTGCTGAACATGGCCATAGAGGCCTACCCGGATGAGGTGATCAAAAGCCTTTTGATTCGTCGAACCCGGCCCCGAGCGGCAGGAAAGCCCACTGTTTTGTCAAAGTAA